From the genome of Arthrobacter russicus:
GAAATCCACGTCCGCCGGCGTCCAAGGGCGAAGCAGCAGCCGTGCCGTGGCAAAGGTCTCCATGATGTGATTCTTGCCTGCCCCCGACGGCGAAACAAGTAGGCAGCAGAGAGCCGCCCGGCGAGTTCAGAGCTCTTGCAGCTGCTGCTGGCCGGCCGCCAAGTCCACGCCGATCTTGCGCTGGATTCCGCGGAGCAAACGCAGCGTTTCCGCATCGTCCAATCCGGATACCGTGGACCAATCCACACCGGCGCCCAAAACATCACTGGCAAAGCAGATCTCGGTGGCCAGCAACGTCCGGGCCCAATCGAGCGACGACAACGGAGCCTTGGTCTCGAGGGCGGAAATGATCCGATCGGATTCATCCCACAAGTCGTCGACGTTCCCGAAGCCCATCGCGAGGGCGAGCGCATCCGAGCATCTGGCCGGGCCACTCCACTCCAAGAGCCCGTGCTTGAGCACCCTTCGCTCAGTATCGCCCAAGGCAATGTCGATCAGTGGAGAAAGCTTCGTCGCATCGTCCATACGCAGAGACTACGCGAAGCTGCCACCCGGAAACAGCATGCTGCCCGAAAGTGCAGAATTGTCGGGTTCACGGGCCCGCCAGCGGCCAAGCCGCAAGTTCGTCCCAGGTATATCGCCCACGCGACTCGTCTTGGTGCACCGCCACGAATTTGAGCTCAGCGACTGCCAAGGCCGGCGGATTTCCAGTGTGCAACGCATCGACCGCGCTTTGGATCTCCGACGAGCTGCCGGTCCCGATGCCGTAACCCAAGCTGATGTGCGGCTGCCGCGGAGCCGCCGGCATGGCCCGGCCGGCATGGAACGTGCCCAGCGCGGCATCGGCAATTTCCCGGCTCAGGTTTTGCCATTGGTCAGTGGCTTCGGCCCGGACCCCCAGCGAATAGTCGTCGACCACGGGGCGG
Proteins encoded in this window:
- a CDS encoding 2'-5' RNA ligase family protein; the protein is MKRFFGVPMTQWDSMRDRLHVYVVPGAGLGAELARLQQSLRGRDYCAAQPVEFLHATVQQFAFTTGEAEAGLPEFACRMALLAARTTVFELQLGRPVVDDYSLGVRAEATDQWQNLSREIADAALGTFHAGRAMPAAPRQPHISLGYGIGTGSSSEIQSAVDALHTGNPPALAVAELKFVAVHQDESRGRYTWDELAAWPLAGP